One genomic window of Fibrobacter sp. includes the following:
- the secA gene encoding preprotein translocase subunit SecA: protein MSVVDTVLHKIFGTPHERKVKQLRPVIAKIHEAKQALEALDDAALAAKSAEFREKLKNGATLEDIKVEAFAVCQEACDRRLGIFNIFKPEFEFDFSRLGPELQGAVETAKAELASGKNEWEVYLPAALYAKVRELYPESVKPFRMMPFDVQMIGGLVLHEGAIAEMATGEGKTLAAALPVYLNGLSGHGVHVVTVNDYLAGRDAKQMGLVYQFLGLTVGLIVNGLNSEQRRKSYNSDVTYGTNNEFGFDYLRDNMAVEPSQLVQRELNFCIVDEVDSILIDEARTPLIISGPAEDATDKYAKANEIAQKLVKNKDFSVDEKDKNIQLTEKGVNHVESLMQITNLYGEHADWVHFLDQALRAWHLYERDVDYIVRDGEIIIVDENTGRLMEGRRYSNGMHQAIEAKEKVQIRRENQTLATITFQNYFRMYKKLSGMTGTAETEATEFIKIYNMNTWVIPTNKPCIRKDMQDMVYKSEGAKWKAIVAEIKDRHEKGQPLLVGTASIEKSEHLHGLLEKEGIPHEVLNAKNHSREAEIIQYAGYKGKVTIATNMAGRGTDIALGPGVTEVGGLHVLGTERHESRRIDNQLRGRSGRQGDPGSSQYFLSLDDNLMRIFGGDSVKNLMTRFGVGEDEVITHPIVSRSIRSAQRRVEGQSFDIRKHLLDYDNVMNEQRKVIYGLRRRILNGEDIRDEIMNRIEDACDIKVSNYIPPKSYVENWNLEGLHTDLQRSLGMEYNLSFDDATKKTPDQVLDEIIELCKARYDKLTKIIPDADFRNIERRFLLMTIDQVWKEHLYAMDQLKDAIRFHGYAQKDPLMIYKNEGYKMFEGCIEKIATLTMLRILNIRITLPNGQTVSPDQLQLREQPKPESEAGDGQQESAQSAETAQAPENAEQPSTEGAKAAGLAGQAASSETNAISEGQQAASEAAQPMPQSALPGTRPTVRRTYTNPAVAAAARRAQQAGPKLGRNDPCWCGSGLKYKKCHGKDVE from the coding sequence TTTGCCGTGTGTCAAGAAGCCTGCGACCGCCGCCTGGGTATCTTCAATATCTTCAAGCCGGAATTCGAATTCGACTTCAGCCGCCTGGGACCCGAACTGCAGGGCGCGGTGGAAACGGCCAAGGCAGAACTTGCCAGCGGCAAGAACGAATGGGAAGTTTACCTGCCCGCCGCCCTCTATGCGAAAGTCCGCGAGCTCTACCCCGAGTCGGTAAAGCCCTTCCGCATGATGCCTTTTGACGTGCAGATGATCGGTGGCCTGGTGCTACACGAAGGCGCCATCGCCGAAATGGCCACCGGTGAAGGAAAGACCCTTGCCGCAGCCCTCCCCGTTTACCTGAACGGTCTTTCTGGACATGGCGTGCACGTGGTGACGGTGAACGACTACCTGGCCGGCCGTGACGCCAAGCAGATGGGCCTGGTGTACCAGTTCCTGGGACTCACCGTGGGCCTCATTGTGAACGGGCTCAATTCCGAACAGCGCCGCAAGAGCTACAACAGCGACGTGACCTACGGCACCAACAACGAATTCGGATTCGACTACCTCCGCGACAACATGGCGGTAGAACCCAGCCAGCTGGTGCAGCGGGAACTGAACTTCTGTATCGTTGACGAAGTGGACTCCATCTTGATTGACGAGGCCCGTACGCCGCTCATCATCAGCGGACCTGCCGAAGACGCTACCGACAAGTATGCGAAGGCAAACGAAATCGCCCAGAAGCTTGTCAAGAACAAGGACTTTTCCGTTGACGAAAAGGACAAGAACATCCAGCTCACCGAAAAGGGCGTGAACCACGTGGAAAGCCTGATGCAGATTACCAACCTGTACGGCGAACACGCGGACTGGGTGCACTTCTTGGACCAGGCACTTCGCGCCTGGCATCTGTACGAGCGCGACGTAGATTACATCGTCCGTGACGGCGAAATCATCATCGTGGACGAAAACACGGGCCGCCTCATGGAAGGCCGTCGCTACAGCAACGGCATGCACCAGGCCATCGAAGCCAAGGAAAAGGTGCAGATCCGTCGCGAAAACCAGACCCTTGCAACGATTACGTTCCAGAACTACTTCCGCATGTACAAGAAGCTTTCCGGCATGACCGGTACTGCCGAGACGGAAGCTACGGAATTCATCAAGATTTACAACATGAACACCTGGGTGATTCCCACCAACAAGCCCTGCATCCGCAAGGACATGCAGGATATGGTGTACAAGTCCGAAGGGGCCAAGTGGAAAGCCATCGTGGCAGAAATCAAGGACCGTCACGAAAAGGGCCAGCCCTTGCTGGTGGGTACCGCTTCCATCGAAAAGTCCGAACACCTCCACGGCCTTTTGGAAAAGGAAGGAATCCCCCACGAGGTGCTGAACGCCAAGAACCACAGCCGCGAAGCCGAAATCATCCAGTACGCCGGCTACAAGGGCAAGGTGACCATCGCCACCAACATGGCGGGCCGTGGTACCGACATCGCTCTCGGCCCCGGAGTTACCGAGGTGGGAGGCCTGCACGTGCTGGGTACCGAACGCCACGAATCCCGCCGTATCGACAACCAGCTGCGCGGACGTTCCGGCCGTCAGGGCGACCCGGGCTCCAGCCAGTATTTCCTCTCCCTCGACGACAACCTGATGCGCATTTTCGGCGGCGACAGCGTCAAGAACCTGATGACCCGCTTTGGCGTAGGCGAAGACGAGGTGATTACCCACCCCATCGTAAGCCGCTCCATCCGTAGCGCCCAGCGCCGCGTGGAAGGCCAGAGCTTTGATATCCGTAAGCACTTGCTGGATTATGACAACGTGATGAACGAACAGCGCAAGGTGATTTACGGACTCCGCCGTCGTATTCTGAACGGCGAAGACATTCGCGACGAAATTATGAACCGCATCGAGGACGCCTGCGACATCAAGGTCAGCAACTACATTCCGCCCAAGAGCTATGTGGAAAACTGGAACCTGGAAGGGCTTCACACCGACCTGCAGCGCAGCCTCGGTATGGAATACAATCTGAGCTTCGACGATGCCACCAAAAAGACGCCGGACCAGGTGCTGGACGAAATCATCGAGCTTTGCAAGGCGCGCTACGACAAGCTCACCAAAATTATTCCCGACGCGGACTTCCGCAATATCGAACGCAGGTTCTTGCTGATGACCATCGACCAGGTGTGGAAAGAACACCTGTACGCCATGGACCAGCTGAAGGACGCCATCCGTTTCCACGGATACGCCCAGAAAGACCCGCTGATGATTTACAAGAACGAAGGCTACAAGATGTTCGAGGGCTGCATCGAAAAGATTGCCACCCTGACAATGCTCCGTATCTTGAACATCCGGATTACCCTGCCCAACGGACAGACCGTATCGCCGGACCAGCTGCAACTGCGTGAACAGCCGAAGCCTGAAAGTGAAGCTGGCGATGGCCAGCAGGAATCCGCACAGTCCGCTGAGACCGCGCAGGCTCCTGAAAACGCCGAGCAGCCGAGTACCGAAGGCGCCAAGGCCGCAGGTCTTGCCGGTCAGGCCGCAAGCTCCGAGACCAACGCCATTTCCGAAGGTCAACAGGCGGCAAGCGAGGCTGCACAGCCCATGCCCCAGTCGGCTCTGCCGGGCACAAGGCCTACGGTACGTCGCACCTACACAAACCCTGCCGTTGCCGCCGCCGCAAGGCGCGCCCAACAGGCAGGCCCCAAGCTGGGTCGCAATGACCCCTGCTGGTGTGGTTCCGGCCTCAAGTACAAGAAGTGCCATGGAAAGGATGTAGAGTAG